The segment TTCTGCCTCGGTTTCTACAGGTACTTATCTGTATTTAATTGAATGTATATCTGCACTTGATTAGAGTCTACAACCATTTCATTACGTTTCCAGATTGTGTGAAGGAAGCTGACCAAGGAGTTAAGGAAGACAGtaagttttttactattttcagTTCTGTAAACTTGTAAATTTTAATTGCCAATTAAAATCACTTATCAATTTATCAAGCTGATTAGTTTTATTTACTTTCTAGGTTTGCCAAACGATATCGATCACGGAGAAGTGCAGGAGGAGGATAGTAAGtgttattcatatttttttttcatcctaATAAATTATTCACTTTAAATCAAATTGCACTTTCCAGCTACGTTGTGGGAAGTGGAAATTGTGGCAGAATGCGACGAGAGCCAGATACAACTGGACCCAATATCCATTATCGATGTTGGGCCCGACATTAAAATAGAGAACGATTGTTCAAGCGAAAAAACGACAATTGCTGACGGATTAAAATGCGACCAGCCGCCGATACAATCGGCCAGTTTTCAACAGATAATACCCGTCATGGAACGATGCAAGTTTTGTTTACGAATACTTGACGAAACAATCAAAATGCTGTTCAGACCTGGTCAGCTTCATTGGAAAAAGATAGAATTTGCTCTATCGATTAGTCTGACGGTTGAACCGCTATGCTGCGTAAGCTGCTGGCAGATGATAGATTTGTTCGATGGTTTCAAACGTTCTTGTCAAACGGCATTTTACAAACCGGAAGAACTTCTTCGGTCTAGACAAAATGGATTGGGCAGTGAACCGGCTCCGAAGCAGGTGCCAGCTTTCGTTAAAGCTCCAGCACCAGTTGATTCCCGTCCAGTAAAGACTTCAACCAGTCAAGATAAGGACTCAGCGTGCACATCCTGGATGGCTAACGTACCCGTGAAGCAAGATGAGAAGAAAACAGTGCTAGATACGGCACAAAGGCCCAGAATACATTACGAACAGGATCATTCTGGTTTATATCTAAAAAATAGCTTTACCATCGTCactatttatgtttatttttgttttagatCCTTTTCCATTCAAATGCCAAAAAGAAGGGTGTGACTGTGAATTTTCGATCCAAGAAGCGTTATTAGCTCATGAACAATTGTGTGAACTGGATAACTTCGATCCGATCGACTGCATGATATGTGGTTTCACAATGACGAGCATCGGCTCTGTCCGAGAGCATGAAAACATCCACGTGCAAGCACG is part of the Sabethes cyaneus chromosome 2, idSabCyanKW18_F2, whole genome shotgun sequence genome and harbors:
- the LOC128734194 gene encoding zinc finger protein 490-like, translated to MPFINKKKLAARNRLRRLCPENASRIKTTLEICSSASVSTDCVKEADQGVKEDSLPNDIDHGEVQEEDTTLWEVEIVAECDESQIQLDPISIIDVGPDIKIENDCSSEKTTIADGLKCDQPPIQSASFQQIIPVMERCKFCLRILDETIKMLFRPGQLHWKKIEFALSISLTVEPLCCVSCWQMIDLFDGFKRSCQTAFYKPEELLRSRQNGLGSEPAPKQVPAFVKAPAPVDSRPVKTSTSQDKDSACTSWMANVPVKQDEKKTVLDTAQRPRIHYEQDHSDPFPFKCQKEGCDCEFSIQEALLAHEQLCELDNFDPIDCMICGFTMTSIGSVREHENIHVQARFVCKVCKAKFLDRNKLKTHWKKHIQKATEIVCLESDNEEDNAMASDDTDADTPSYFCPRKSCRLGFCSKTDLDLHVKYCGEKSNFICTVCGVGLKSAYTLKMHMAHHEAPKLECETCGKKFHTEPQLKKHMGVHSNERKFQCKVCKKRFKSREANRVHQRIHTNEKPYACHICDQRFTYNCLLKTHLEKGHEEQELKSKQKNIPTVSPVQQQEEVSLDSTAT